Part of the Candidatus Binatia bacterium genome, CGTTCGAGTACAACGACGTCGCCAGTGATCACCCGAGCATCGTCGCGACGCACCGTGCCACCGCCGACGATCACCTGGCTGCGCTCTACATCCCGCCGGCGCGCACGGAGATCGTCGGACGCGTAACGGCCGCCGGCACCCCCATCGCGGGAGGCCAGCTCCGCTTCGGGTCGCAGACCGTGAGCACCGACACGAACGGCTATTTCGTGATCGGGCCGCTCGAGCCCGGCGTCGACCGACTTCGTCGGAATCGCCGCATGGGCAAGCTCTCCTGGGAACAGGACGCCTTGTTCGCCTCCCTCCCGTTCGGCGGCGGCGGCCTGTATCTGCCGATCGAGGCGCGTGCCGCCGGCAACCAGCTCACCGAAGCGTCTGGACGCGTACGAGGCATCGTGACCGACAGTGTCACGAGCGCCCCGCTCCCCGGTGTCGCGATCAAGCTAAAGGGCTCGCCGACCTCGCTGCGGACAATCTCGGGCCCCGCAGGAGAGTACCTCTTCGAGGGCCTACCGCCGCGGCTCTACAAGCTCGCTGCAAAGCGCAAAGGCTACCGCGTCGCGAAGGTCAGCGACATCGAGGTCCTACCCGGCGACGAGTTGGTCACGCTCCCGGTCGCGCTCGAGCCGAAGTAGCGCCTAGGAGGAGGAATCGTCGTCGAGCGGTATCAGGCGGACTCCGCCCTTACCGTTGCCCGTGATGCCAAGCCGTCCGGCAAGGAGATCGAGTAACGGGCGACCGGCGATCTCGTGGCGCCAGCCCGAAGCGAGCTTGCCCGAGGTGCGGCCCGCGGCCAGCGAGTGCACGTCGAACCGGCTGCCGAGCATCGACGGTTCGATGCCGCGGTCTTCAGAGATACGCGCAATCAAAGCTTGCCCGAGTGCGATCGTCGGACCGAGATCCTCCAGGGGCGGCTCACCCTTGGTCGGCAACCGGAGCTGATCCTTGTTCAGTGCTTCACCGCGCTCGACGGCCGCAAGGATCTCCTGCTCCGCTCCGCCCTTCAGAGCGCGACCGTCGAGGCCACGGATGCGACTCAGGTCTTCGCGGGAACGCGGGCCGCGCTGGACAATCGATGAGAGTGCGAGTTCCGCGAGGACAAAACGGGGAGGGATGTCACGCTTTGCCGCGAGCCGTTCGCGCCATCCCGCGACTTCCTGGGCGACGCCGCGGGTCGAGCCGCGGAAGCTGCGACTACCTTTGATCTTCCACCACGCGGCGTCCGGATCCGGCGGTCCGAGGGGACGCGTGCGCACCCGCTCGCACTCTTCCTCGATCCAATCGAGCGTGCCTGCTTTGTGCGCCTTCTCCTTGAGCTGCTCGGTCATCCCCAGGAGATACACGACGTCGGAGGCCGCGTATGCGATCTGTCCCTTGTCGAGCGGCCGACGGGTCCAATCCGTGAGGCGGTCGCCCTTGGGCAGACGGTCACCGACGAGCGCACCGACGAGTTTCGCGAGAGACGCGAACCCGAGGCCGCAGAACGCCGCCGCAATCTGCGTGTCGAACATGCGCGCCGGGATCGTGCTGCAGACGTGATCGAGAACTTCGAGGTCCTGCTCGGCGGCGTGAACGATCGCCAGGCCCGGTCCTTCGAGGACACGCTTGATCGGGGTGATATCGACCGCGAGCGGATCGACCACCGCGACGCCCTCATCCCACGAGAGCTGGATTAGCGCCAGGTGCGGATAGTAGCTGCGTTCACGATGAAACTCCGTATCGAAGCCGTAGATCGGCTTCGTCTCGAGGAGTTCGACCAACGAGGCGAACTCGTCGTCGGTATCGATCCACTGCGGTTCAACCGTCGTTGCAGCCATGTCAGGTCCAACTCCTAGCGGCGCGACGCCGGTGACGCGAGATCGGAAGGAGAAACGGGGGAAAGGCGGCGGCCAGATTTGAACTGGCGAATAAAGGTTTTGCAGACCTTCCCCTTAACCACTTGGGTACGCCGCCAAAGCCCGTTTCTGGCCGCGTGAGCTACCACAGCCCCCGGAGTCACGCCAGTCAGACTCAGGATCCTAGTTCGGGCGGCGCCGAGACGGTGCGCCCTTTTTCCGGGCATCCTGGAGGTGGGAGCGAGCAACCGCCGCCCATTCGCTGCCGGGCTCGAGCTCCAGGAACCTCTGCCAGTGCTGCAGTGCCATCGCCCAGCTTCCCAGCTTCTCGGCGACGAGCGCGAGGTTGAAGTGAGCGTCCGCGTAGCCGGGCCAGAGCACGATGGCCCGCCGGTACGCACGCATCGCGCCCAGGAGGTCGCCGGTCTCGTCACAAGCGTTGCCCAGGTTGAAGTGCGTCCGCGGGTTGTCGGCGTCGGCGATGGTTCCTCGCGTGTACACCTCGCGCGCCTGCTCGAACTCGCCCATCTCGTAGTAGACGTTGCCCAGGTTGATCAGCGACGGAACGTGGCTCTCCTCGATCTCCAGGGCCCGCTTATAGGCGGCAATCGCGGTCGGGAAGCCGGAACGATCGCGGTCGGCGCAGAAGCCCACATCGAACCACGCGTCAGCCGACTCCTTCTCCATCGTGAGGTCGACGCGCTTGGGCTGCGGCTTCACGGCGGCCATTGGGAAGCGGAGTTCGAGCTGTCCGCCGGCGCGCGGAAGAAGGCGGTTGATTGCCTGCGCCAGAGTCAGGCCGGCGGCGAGCATCTCGTCGACTTCGCGAAGAACCCGTAGGTCGCGAAAGCCGTACCCGGTGCCATTGGCGAGCGCGACGGGCTGAAGCAGTCCGTGGCGGGCGAGTCGCTGCCGCCTTGCCCAGGTCACGCGCGGGTACAGGCGCGCCGCATGTGTCGAGGCGACGAGGTCGCGCAGGGTCTCACGGCTCGGAACGGTGAGCGTGCGTGCGCTCGAGCCGAGCAGGCTCAGGAACTGCGCTTCGTCGACGGTCCGCGCGGTCTTGCTCGACCGTGCCTGAGCCCCTACGCCGACGACCAGGAAGTCAGCGGTGCTCGCCGAGGACATCTGGCCTCCGGCCTGCAGGACCAACCGCCGTGCGACGCGGCGATCGCACGACAACAGGCGTCCCGCAAAGGCTACGCGCTTCCCGCGCAACGCAGAGGATCCCTGGCGTGCCTTCGTGCTCGTACGAGCTACCGCCGGCGCACTTGCCTGGTCCTGCACCTTAACGCTCGTCGTCGGCAGCTGCGAACGTCCTTCTCGTCCCTTCGTCGTCGACAAAGTTGCCGCCCCCCAAGTCCGACGGCTCTACCAACTTCGGCTGAATGTCAAGGCGATCGGCTTCGTTTGAGCGAACGGCCGCCCGAGTCGGCTCGGCGACGGGGCTCGTTCAGCCGCCCGCGGCGGATACGCTTCTCTGCGTGAGTGCTTGCACCTGGCGCACGGCATCTTGGATCGTTTCCGCGCGTACGACGACGCCGAGCTCGGGAACTTCGGCCGCATAGCGCCCTTCGTCCTCGCGCCAGTCGATGACGATGCGATGCTTGAAGGGGGCTGTAGGTGCCGGCGCGGCGGCTGCGTTCGGCGCCTTGGCACCCGCCGACGCGGCTGCGCGACCTTTCGCCCGACTCACGACGACGCGACGACCACTCAACATCGAATCGTTTAGCGCCTCGATGGCAGCATCGGCAGCGGAGTCATTCGGAACTTCGATGAAGGCAAAGCCACGACTACGGCCCGTTTCGCGATCGGTGATGATCCGGATTCCGTTCACCGAGCTGTGTGCCTCGACGGTCAAGCGAAGCTCCGACTCGGTCGTGGCGAAGGGGAAGTTGCTGACAAACAGGGTGCAGGGCGCCATGGCCTTGGCCTATCACGCAGCAAACTATACAGGCCAGCCAGAAAGTGCGGGGGCTTGCCGCCGCTCGTGAAGACGCTGCGGGGCTCGGAAGAGAGCGGGTGACCGGGGTCGAACCGGCGACCTCAACCTTGGCAAGGTTGCG contains:
- a CDS encoding HRDC domain-containing protein — encoded protein: MAATTVEPQWIDTDDEFASLVELLETKPIYGFDTEFHRERSYYPHLALIQLSWDEGVAVVDPLAVDITPIKRVLEGPGLAIVHAAEQDLEVLDHVCSTIPARMFDTQIAAAFCGLGFASLAKLVGALVGDRLPKGDRLTDWTRRPLDKGQIAYAASDVVYLLGMTEQLKEKAHKAGTLDWIEEECERVRTRPLGPPDPDAAWWKIKGSRSFRGSTRGVAQEVAGWRERLAAKRDIPPRFVLAELALSSIVQRGPRSREDLSRIRGLDGRALKGGAEQEILAAVERGEALNKDQLRLPTKGEPPLEDLGPTIALGQALIARISEDRGIEPSMLGSRFDVHSLAAGRTSGKLASGWRHEIAGRPLLDLLAGRLGITGNGKGGVRLIPLDDDSSS
- a CDS encoding tetratricopeptide repeat protein → MQDQASAPAVARTSTKARQGSSALRGKRVAFAGRLLSCDRRVARRLVLQAGGQMSSASTADFLVVGVGAQARSSKTARTVDEAQFLSLLGSSARTLTVPSRETLRDLVASTHAARLYPRVTWARRQRLARHGLLQPVALANGTGYGFRDLRVLREVDEMLAAGLTLAQAINRLLPRAGGQLELRFPMAAVKPQPKRVDLTMEKESADAWFDVGFCADRDRSGFPTAIAAYKRALEIEESHVPSLINLGNVYYEMGEFEQAREVYTRGTIADADNPRTHFNLGNACDETGDLLGAMRAYRRAIVLWPGYADAHFNLALVAEKLGSWAMALQHWQRFLELEPGSEWAAVARSHLQDARKKGAPSRRRPN